The following are from one region of the Simiduia agarivorans SA1 = DSM 21679 genome:
- a CDS encoding pyridoxamine 5'-phosphate oxidase family protein: MGKTYSALTEQQIQFIAEQKLFFVATAADTGTVNVSPKGGDSLRVRNANEIVWLNLTGSGNESAAHVLKNPRMTIMFCAFSGAPLILRAYGQAAVLHRGDNGWGELIGLFPASVGARQLFVLSIEQVQSSCGTAVPFYDYVEDRTQLAQWTERQGSEGIQTYWQKKNQKSLDGFDTEIIERSLTD; the protein is encoded by the coding sequence ATGGGTAAGACTTACAGTGCTTTAACAGAACAGCAAATTCAGTTTATTGCAGAGCAAAAATTGTTTTTTGTTGCCACCGCTGCCGATACCGGCACAGTCAATGTGTCGCCCAAGGGCGGCGACAGTTTGCGGGTGCGCAATGCCAATGAAATTGTTTGGCTGAATCTGACTGGCAGCGGCAATGAATCTGCCGCCCACGTGCTGAAAAATCCGCGCATGACCATTATGTTCTGCGCCTTTTCCGGCGCGCCACTGATCCTGCGCGCTTATGGTCAGGCTGCCGTGCTGCACCGGGGCGACAATGGATGGGGCGAATTGATCGGCCTGTTTCCGGCAAGCGTGGGCGCGCGCCAACTGTTTGTATTATCAATCGAGCAGGTGCAATCTTCGTGCGGGACTGCCGTGCCTTTTTATGATTACGTTGAAGACCGCACTCAATTAGCGCAATGGACTGAACGGCAGGGGTCTGAGGGAATTCAAACCTATTGGCAAAAGAAAAACCAAAAAAGTCTGGACGGCTTTGATACAGAAATTATCGAGCGATCGTTAACAGATTAA
- a CDS encoding SMP-30/gluconolactonase/LRE family protein: MNQPRCIWDGKATLAEGPCWMADENALYWVDIQQHRLHRLSLADQSHRTWHIAEQVTSIAKDYRGNYVVTIRSGFAYLVLEADHGAIKPIVLPESHRPALRFNDGKVDAAGRYWAGTMDDGEREATGKLYCLDADGGLRIMDEPYCISNGPTFSPDGKTLYHTSTTERTIYQFDVAGDGRLSHKRVFYRVPEGEGYPDGMTCDAEGCIWLCHFFGWQLSRLSPGGKKLSAITLPVSNVTSCAFGGDDLDTLYITTARWALTEQQLAEQPLAGGVFAVCPGVKGMPTHRFGKANL; this comes from the coding sequence ATGAATCAGCCCCGCTGCATCTGGGATGGCAAGGCCACCCTGGCGGAAGGCCCGTGCTGGATGGCCGATGAAAACGCGCTTTACTGGGTCGACATCCAGCAGCATCGGTTGCACCGTTTATCCCTCGCCGATCAATCTCATCGCACCTGGCACATTGCAGAGCAGGTAACGTCCATCGCCAAGGATTACCGGGGCAACTATGTGGTTACCATCCGGTCCGGATTCGCCTATCTGGTACTGGAGGCGGACCACGGCGCGATCAAACCGATTGTGTTACCCGAAAGCCATCGACCGGCCCTGCGCTTTAACGATGGTAAAGTGGATGCCGCCGGTCGTTACTGGGCCGGCACCATGGACGATGGCGAACGCGAGGCCACCGGCAAGTTGTATTGTCTGGATGCCGACGGTGGTCTGCGGATTATGGATGAGCCTTATTGTATTTCTAACGGACCGACGTTTTCACCCGACGGTAAAACCCTTTACCATACCAGCACCACCGAGCGGACCATTTATCAGTTTGATGTGGCGGGCGATGGTCGGTTGAGTCACAAGCGGGTGTTTTACCGCGTGCCGGAGGGTGAAGGGTATCCCGATGGCATGACCTGTGACGCCGAGGGTTGTATTTGGTTGTGCCATTTTTTTGGTTGGCAGCTCTCGCGCCTCTCGCCCGGGGGTAAAAAACTGTCGGCGATAACGCTGCCGGTGTCGAATGTCACCTCGTGCGCCTTTGGCGGCGATGATCTGGATACGCTCTACATTACGACGGCGCGCTGGGCGTTAACGGAGCAACAGCTCGCCGAACAACCGCTCGCCGGCGGTGTATTTGCTGTTTGCCCCGGCGTCAAAGGCATGCCGACACATCGTTTCGGCAAGGCCAACCTTTAA